The Camelina sativa cultivar DH55 chromosome 16, Cs, whole genome shotgun sequence sequence TTTCACTGAGGCCCAGCGGGGTCTATCccagtattatatatatacagtattcGTAATTCAGAATAAGCTACGTATTTGTGAATCTGAAGAACCAACCACACACATTAGTTAAGTAATCAAAAGATGTCAATGTTATCATAAAGAACATCAAACTGAAAtctcttttggttttgactATTATAAGATGTCtgatttataaaattaacaaacaaacaaaggagGAGTCTAATTTGATGATTGTGTTGTCTTCTTTCTCTTATTGGTAAGTATCGTAAAATACATATTAGATACATGTTGATTTGTCTCTttctcaacaaacaaaaaatgaggtatatttataaaaagtgGATTTATATTACATCCGATTTGATTCGTCGtcatctataaataaaatagatataaaaaaatccGTTAAAAGACACTACAATACATATTTAGAACAGAGATATGTATGGCTTATGTATGTAACAcaaatgatacaaaaataaagaGACTTGATGAGATGGTTTTATCTAGTTTGGAAGTTAAGAGTTCTGATGCAGAAGGCGAAGATGAATGCGAAGAAGACGGTGAAAGCAACAAGGACGGCCGCTACTGGTCCCATAAAGTCAGATTTGAAACCATAATGGTCATCAATGTATTGTTTCACGGTAAGGCCAGGAGCACCTCCAAGAACTTGGATAGGTGTATCAACGTCACCGTACTGCGACACTATCAATCCGTAGACGGTCCATGCCACAGGGCAGATCCAGTAGTACCAAACCCACCATTTTGGGATTTTGGGTCTTGGAATGAAGAAACCAGAGAAAAGGTTGAAAATACCGTAAAACGCTGAGGCGAAAATGGAAGCGACTTGTTGGTTTGGTGTGAGGGAAACAGTCATCATGCCGTAGTAAGTCCAGTAGAGAAATGAGAAGTAGCTAACGAAGAGGAACCAGAAGAACTTTGCTGCTTTCCACTCGAAACCAACCATGGCGTAGACGATGAGTGAGTAGTAAACGGTTTGAACAAGAACATAAGGAAGCTCACAAGTGACTTGAGAGATGGCATATGGCATAGCTGAGTACATTCCTGCTGCTCTTTCTCTGTAAAACACAGTTCTCTCCACTGCAACCATAGGTTGTACCGTTGAACAGTTATTGATTCCCACGAAAATAACCGCGGCGTACAATGCTCCTATGACCATTGATAAGTCTCCTGCGGTCGACCTGTTACCTCCTATTTGCCAGAAGATGGTACCAATCAAGAGAGATGTTGCTAATGTGAAGATAAACCGGACAAGATTGTAGTCTGGTGATCTCCAATACGTCCACCATTGTTTCCATAGGCATGATTTGAACTGTCCCCATGTGTTTTGTGAGAATTGTGTAGCGAAGTAAAGATCTGATGCTCCTGCTGGTGGTACACTGAGTTCTTTAACCAACGCTTTGTTTCTCCTGCATTGTTACGTTATTCATTAGTACTTATATTTTCATCAATCATTCAGAGAGGCAATGAGCTTGAGAAAGAAAGAACTTAAAACTTACTGGTGCAAGGCGGAGTTCTTGTACAACTCAGCAAAGTCAACACTAAGCTTAAGCTCAGCGGCGAGTGAGCTAGCTTCAAGCATCCAAGTAGCCGGGTTATATTTTTCTGGAATCTTGGGAACTCCGGGAAAGGCTTCGAAGTATTCCACAACCTTGTGTGAGTTACGACCCAATGGACCTGCGTAGATCACTTGTCCTCCTCTCTTCATCAGCATCAACTCATCAAAGGCTTCAAAGATATCAATGCTAGGCTGATGGATGGTGCAGACAACGGTTCTTCCAGTGTCAACTGTGTTCCTTACCGCTCTCATCACGATAGCCGCTGCTCTAGCGTCTAGTCCAGAAGTTGGCTCATCCATAAAGATGATGGAAGGGTTAGCTACAAGCTCCACTGCAATTGTAAGTCTCTTTCTCTGCTCCGTGGAAAGCCCGGTGACACCCGGTAAACCAACGATGGCGTCCCTAAGACTGTCCAGCTCTACCAATTCCATCACTTGATCCACAAACATCATTTTTTCCTCTTTGCCAACTTCTTTAGGAAGACGAAGGAAAGCAGAGAAGATCAAAGATTCTCTGACTGTGACTTGAGGGGAATGTATATCAGTCTGCTCACAGTATCCTGAGATTCTAGCAAATGTTTCTTGAACCTTTGGGAATCCTGATATTCTCACGTCTCCTTCAATGTATCCACCAGTTTTCCTTCCAGCCAAGACGTCCATAAGTGTAGTCTTACCAGCACCACTCACTCCCATAAGCGCAGTCAAGACTCCTGGCCTAAATGCACCAGTCACACCTTTAAGCAGTTGCAGTCTTGTTTCTGTAACTCCTTGGTCTCTCATTTCCTGTACcatcaaaaaacatatatacatttagtCATCTATTTCTCATTTAGTTTGGTGTGAAGATAGATTCAAGTAAAGATGGTTACTCACCGCAGGCATGTCAACAAAGTATCTGACATCGTCAAAGGACATAGCCAAAGGAGAGAAAGGAAGAACCATTCCTTTAGTATTGCCTGCACCCCTGGATGCTTCAGACGCAGAGTCCCTACTCACTCTCCCCATTGCGACCTCTCCTCCTGATAAACAGAGAACAGAATGAGACAAAAGtgtagaagaaagaaacaaatacatCTAAGTAGAGTAAAGAAATGCACTTACTTCTGTTCCCATCAGCAGTAGACAAAGATCTACGCATTGGATCTTTCCTCTGATCCGCGTCATCATTTTCTTCCTCTGGAAGTAAACCTGCCTTCTTCCCAAGAGCTGTAGTTTTCAAAGGAAACATTATTATTAGTAGTCTGTTGTTTTAGCTTTTGGTGAATGCAAGACGAGAAACTTACGGTTGAGAACGGTAAGTGCCAAGGTGAAAAGAACGTTGAAGAGGACTGTGAAACCAAGCAAGGCACCAACTGAAATCCAGTACCAGTTCTTTTCATGGTAGATATCATAAGTATTAAGCACCATGGTTCCAAGCCTTGTTTTGCCGTCAGAAGCCTgcagtttccaaaaaaaagtgAGACTCAGAGCTAAATGATATATCTTTGTAAATGCAGAATAAAGCAGTAAGTACACTCACCAGTTTGTTCATCCATCTAGGTGCAAACAATTCATTGACAGTTAAACCGTTGAAAGCGTAGGTAAGAGGAGATATCCAGTAAGCCCAACCCCACCAGTCAGGAATCTCGCCTTTCGGAATAAGGAAGCCTCCAAGCAAGAAGACGAGAAGTAGAGTGAGAGCACCACCAGTATTAGCAATCATCATGGTTCTGCAAACAGAAGCGATCAACCTAAAGAGGGATGCAGCCATTTGTTGAATCAGAAACACAAGGAGAAACTGCTTGAAGAAGCGGCTCGCGTCAGGTGCAAAACCGATGGAGTAGTAAGTCACCACCATCCAAGCCGTTGATTCGAAGATTGAGGTTGGAATCCCGAGCAAGAAAGTGGGAAGTGTGAAGGTCCATGATGGATAAAACAGGAGATCCCTCTGTTTGTAAAACACTGGGAGTCTTGAAACCATCATAGCCATCTCTGCAAACCCATTAAACATGTTGATGATCATTCCAAATAGCAATGCTCCTACGTAGAGGTTAGCATCAGCCTCGTTCTTTGTGTCCATTTCAGTTCTGAGGAAGAGTGTGCACGTGATTGcagcgatgatgatgatctggACAGTCTTGAAAATGTAGAAGAATGAGTTTCGTTGCATAAGCAGCCACTCTTTGTCCCAACAACTCTTGAGAAGCTCCCTCTTTGAGACAGAGTACTTATCGAACACAAGAGCCGCTTTGTGGCCACGAGACTTATCAAATGGTACTGCAAGTTGGTTAGACATATCTTTCCCAACATGGAAACTCTTGTATCTGCTTGCAAACTCTGAAACCGGAATGTAGCGGTAAGGTCTGTTATGGTCAACCCAGTACTGTTCTTGATCTTTCTTGGAAGTAACCTCTTGCAAGAAATCAGCTGTTCCTTTTCTCTCAGGACACTTGAACCCAAAGCTCTCAAAGAACTCAAGAATGTTGTCTCTTGGTCCTTGGTACACGATCTGACCTTCAGACAACAAGATGATATCGTCGAATAAATCAAAGGTCTCAGGAGCTGGCTGGAGGAGAGACATGAGCACCGTTGCGTCTGTGAGATGAACGATCTGTTGCAGACACTTGACGATTTGGAATGTGGTGGAACTGTCAAGACCAGTGGATATTTCGTCCATGAAGAGTGTCTTCGTAGGACCAACGATCATCTCACCGGTTGTGACACGTTTCTTCTGACCTCCGGAGATACCTCTCATCATGTCATCTCCAACTATAGTGTCTTTGCAAATGTCAAGCCCCAAAATCTGTTTTACAGAACAGAGTCAGTATAATACACAAAGAAGTATTCTAGTTATTTACTTTGGTTATATCGTTGTCATACATAAAACAAGGAAACTAAAACAGTCTATAACAAGATTAAAttcggttttggtttataaaaaaacggTTTAGCTCGGTTCAATGTTTAGAGTATAAGATGAGCTAAGTTATAAGAAGAGAGGTGAGACTCACTTTGAGAGTATAATCAGTGACGAGACTGCTCTTAACACCTTGAGCAGCTGAAGCTTTCATGAAGAGATCAACATCAGCTTCAGGGAATATCCCAGCAtccttttctcttcttgcaAGCTCATTCAACAGATCTACAAGAAGGTATCATCAAACCATTAAACAAAACTGAATCTTGAAAACAAAGTTAATTTCAAGATTTGAATATTCACTTACCATAACGAGTACCAACACCTTGACACCTAGCAGAGAAATCAAGAGTCTCCTTAACAGTCATGATACCAACATGAAGATCGTTCTGACTAATGTAAGCAGAGGTCTTTCTTGGAACAAACTCATCGAGACGGTGACCATTGTAAGTTATGTCACCACTAACTTGGAGGGCTTTATCGAGTTTACCGGCTAAAGCCAACAAAAGAGTGGTCTTACCAGAAGAAGGAGGACCCAACAAAAGTGTCATCCTTCCAGGTTTAAGGACACCAGAGATATCTTTAAGGATCGTAAGCTGAGCTTTCTTAGCAAACTGAATACCAATCATGCCTAGAGCTGACTCTCCCATGTTCCTCACCACATTAAGAAGTGTAGGTAGAGATCTGTTACCAGTGTAGCAATC is a genomic window containing:
- the LOC104750125 gene encoding ABC transporter G family member 36, which codes for MDYNPNIPPLGGGGSLRRSISRSVSRASRNLEDIFSAGSRRTQSVNDDEEALKWAAIEKLPTYSRLRTTLMNAVVEDDVYGNQLMSKEVDVTKLDGEDRQKFIDMVFKVAEQDNERILTKLRNRIDRVGIKLPTVEVRYEHLTIKADCYTGNRSLPTLLNVVRNMGESALGMIGIQFAKKAQLTILKDISGVLKPGRMTLLLGPPSSGKTTLLLALAGKLDKALQVSGDITYNGHRLDEFVPRKTSAYISQNDLHVGIMTVKETLDFSARCQGVGTRYDLLNELARREKDAGIFPEADVDLFMKASAAQGVKSSLVTDYTLKILGLDICKDTIVGDDMMRGISGGQKKRVTTGEMIVGPTKTLFMDEISTGLDSSTTFQIVKCLQQIVHLTDATVLMSLLQPAPETFDLFDDIILLSEGQIVYQGPRDNILEFFESFGFKCPERKGTADFLQEVTSKKDQEQYWVDHNRPYRYIPVSEFASRYKSFHVGKDMSNQLAVPFDKSRGHKAALVFDKYSVSKRELLKSCWDKEWLLMQRNSFFYIFKTVQIIIIAAITCTLFLRTEMDTKNEADANLYVGALLFGMIINMFNGFAEMAMMVSRLPVFYKQRDLLFYPSWTFTLPTFLLGIPTSIFESTAWMVVTYYSIGFAPDASRFFKQFLLVFLIQQMAASLFRLIASVCRTMMIANTGGALTLLLVFLLGGFLIPKGEIPDWWGWAYWISPLTYAFNGLTVNELFAPRWMNKLASDGKTRLGTMVLNTYDIYHEKNWYWISVGALLGFTVLFNVLFTLALTVLNPLGKKAGLLPEEENDDADQRKDPMRRSLSTADGNRRGEVAMGRVSRDSASEASRGAGNTKGMVLPFSPLAMSFDDVRYFVDMPAEMRDQGVTETRLQLLKGVTGAFRPGVLTALMGVSGAGKTTLMDVLAGRKTGGYIEGDVRISGFPKVQETFARISGYCEQTDIHSPQVTVRESLIFSAFLRLPKEVGKEEKMMFVDQVMELVELDSLRDAIVGLPGVTGLSTEQRKRLTIAVELVANPSIIFMDEPTSGLDARAAAIVMRAVRNTVDTGRTVVCTIHQPSIDIFEAFDELMLMKRGGQVIYAGPLGRNSHKVVEYFEAFPGVPKIPEKYNPATWMLEASSLAAELKLSVDFAELYKNSALHQRNKALVKELSVPPAGASDLYFATQFSQNTWGQFKSCLWKQWWTYWRSPDYNLVRFIFTLATSLLIGTIFWQIGGNRSTAGDLSMVIGALYAAVIFVGINNCSTVQPMVAVERTVFYRERAAGMYSAMPYAISQVTCELPYVLVQTVYYSLIVYAMVGFEWKAAKFFWFLFVSYFSFLYWTYYGMMTVSLTPNQQVASIFASAFYGIFNLFSGFFIPRPKIPKWWVWYYWICPVAWTVYGLIVSQYGDVDTPIQVLGGAPGLTVKQYIDDHYGFKSDFMGPVAAVLVAFTVFFAFIFAFCIRTLNFQTR